GGCTTGGAGAGTTTCGAGATGGGAAGGTTCGGCCTGACTCACGATTCTAGATTTAGGAGCTTGATTTTCAACAAAGTTGAGGTACAGATAACAGATAAAGACTTGTCAATTAATTTAGCATTTAGTCGAGAAACTTGAATAATCTTAGGTTCAGAAGAATGCAAAGACTGGGAACGATATTTGCTTTTTTGTTAATTGCCGCCGGCATGGTATTAATGGCGGTGATCTCTATTCAGAATATTACCGCGATTTCTCTACAATTTTTATTCTTTCGCTCTATAGAAATTCCCTTTGGGGTTCTTTTAGCATTTAGTTTCAGTTTTGGCTTAATTTTAGGTGCAATTGCCCCTTTGATCCAGCCAATTTTAAGCGGGGTTAGGCATCGTCGGGGATAGGATTAACGGTTGGCAGAGGATGGGAAAAATTCTCGGCCACAAGAGAATGCAGTGAAATTTCGATATACTGTGGAATGAAAATTTGATTGGGAGAAAGAAACTTTATGGAAATTGGACAAAAGGTAAAAGTGTTTCGGCTGCGCGATCGCGTCTCTAATGACATCGTGGACAAGCTGGGCAAAGTCGGCACCGTTCAAGAGTTTAAGATGACTGATGGCAGCGGAGTGGGGGCTGTCGTTACCTTCGATGATAATTCCAGCAGTTGGTTTTTTGAAGATGAACTCAAACCGATTGAGCAAGCCGTAACGAGCTAATTACAGATGATTTTAACTTTTCTCGGAAAGGGTGGTAGCGGTCGCAGCGCGATCGCGATCGCTGCCGCTCACCAACTTTCTCAAGAGGGGAAACGAGTGTTATTAACCACTCAAGACCCGACAACGGAGTTATTTTTAGAGACTCCTCTGAGCAGTGAACCCACAAGTA
The nucleotide sequence above comes from Cyanobacteria bacterium GSL.Bin1. Encoded proteins:
- a CDS encoding DUF1049 domain-containing protein: MQRLGTIFAFLLIAAGMVLMAVISIQNITAISLQFLFFRSIEIPFGVLLAFSFSFGLILGAIAPLIQPILSGVRHRRG
- a CDS encoding DUF2862 domain-containing protein — encoded protein: MEIGQKVKVFRLRDRVSNDIVDKLGKVGTVQEFKMTDGSGVGAVVTFDDNSSSWFFEDELKPIEQAVTS